One stretch of Harmonia axyridis chromosome 1, icHarAxyr1.1, whole genome shotgun sequence DNA includes these proteins:
- the LOC123671057 gene encoding DNA topoisomerase 2-binding protein 1 isoform X7 translates to MDAISIKFVLSNDLEDESGASEIMLQAFEACQQNKVNTVWIKEKDIYKIQLKKTDFIVFESFEGKDFETIKEQKSASIVGPWCILICLMEGKKIPNFSWPIYNVAMYDCIVTSSHLPKSVKTEISEKVKQMGGYYSDVLSDNTTHLIADSVKSAKYMRAIEMNIKVLTPSWIKAVWEMSQEANIHCNDKQFDKFKCLPFHKLIICTTGISSLKEREAVRKMVIENGGEFTGKLNLKTTDFLICEGTAGTMSEKYKEARKTENVTCVTLQWLQDSIKKGFCLPHHDYSVKKSTSTPQKSDFINPDFSTMSAINQSTVNTTSIEETMIRRPYNFESASSTPTNGVKRKVFTECDNLIEQIDIKKAKRSGQFLDGCSVYLVGFKEDHREKLCKIINTSGATRCDDMSDRVTHVIVGDPESHELKLIKSKSYSCVIVTVQWLLDSIERKRPCGEESYLVNNLRDESKFKSPMGKKGLSLLRSSKIITELDLTQSQKEKENLEDEIDLEAEKEIMKHYMMPEPSQEDTLANLLRNANYDSKRMEGGESKSQTKQNIDMPSTEEEERTFTSQTVSQTLEIFRGLSFFVTSFDDEQVAEMREQIEGALGCITMDIKEANFVVAPCFITEHIDYDQDITINDLWIYDCITAEEILSVKYYHRPLFIKNPSVLEDCVVTISGYSGYERNFLSSLIVMLGGVSQEQFCRITSAERNVLGSTHLVTAEPSGKKYAGALKWRLPAVDKDWLIACARSDSRLPEQEYSVSRNISDHSRISMKDAPEISRNTSDFNKSQNGRYKDDSQKSRNKLEDNFRSIEKNSNLSHIAEVSGNASIASYTASSEVNDSGVTSQSNQAEGIGTPKGSVADDSFTIPAPRKLSLGRKELMRTPKSRDPFRTPDNKMDDVFYSQVTPVDKIMNEVRLTNLLGTPESPQLAKLPWDVDTPETPYGAYIDPNPSKSLRKEMLRFLNRFPDNTPVTKRRMSTPLSELKRRLWNKIGSSNYDSQSQSQTPGKVESQVEEEEPETEKESNTQSALVNTRLQQLEEMMAAASGSANKSKRQSKVAEVPERVSEFNMRESQPCTVQWDFGKDTQEEPPPKTKVFMISGIGDPNVKSRLVSSLKELGATVSETSTYDPSSTHLLCPKPARNEKTLSCMAAGKWILHINYVEACLKAGKFLNEEEYEFGNPNSIGKITIELDRDIEIRMQAIYYWRNEIIRTGRGPFKDMRAIIVAEKTQALISVIEAGGGVVIDALPPFDDVVHATHCLMEPKSVSNFSLYESLAKQGIYCVNTVFLSDFLHRINKDVKDSILPFYQKYFR, encoded by the exons ATGGATGCGATATCTATAAAGTTCGTTCTTTCAAATGACTTGGAAGATGAGAGTGGAGCTAGTGAAATAATGCTTCAAGCTTTTGAG GCCTGTCAACAAAATAAAGTCAACACGGTATGGATAAAGGAAAAAGATATTTacaaaatacagttgaagaaaacagatttcattgtttttgaatcatttgaagGAAAAGATTTTGAAACTATCAAAGAGCAGAAGAGTGC TAGTATTGTAGGACCGTGGTGCATTTTAATATGTTTGATGGAAGGCAAAAAAATACCTAACTTTTCATGGCCAATCTACAATGTAGCAATGTATGATTGCATAGTTACTTCTTCACACTTACCCAAATCTGTTAAAACTGAAATTAGTGAGAAAGTTAAACAAATGGGTGGATATTACTCTGATGTTTTATCAGATAACACAACACATTTAATAGCTGATAGTGTGAAAAGTGCAAAATATATG agagctatagaaatgaatataaaagtaCTCACTCCGTCTTGGATAAAAGCTGTATGGGAAATGAGTCAAGAAGCTAATATCCATTGTAATGATaaacaatttgacaaattcaaATGCCTACCTTTCCACAAGCTAATCATTTGTACGACAGGTATTTCTAGTTTGAAAGAGAGGGAGGCAGTTAGGAAAATGGTGATTGAAAATGGAGGGGAATTCACTGGGaaactcaatttgaaaactACAGATTTCCTGATTTGTGAGGGTACAGC GGGTACAATGAGTGAGAAGTATAAAGAAGCGAGAAAAACAGAAAATGTTACTTGTGTCACATTGCAATGGCTACAAGACAGCATCAAAAAAGGCTTTTGCTTGCCACATCACGACTACAGTGTGAAAAAAAGTACATCCACCCCTCAAAAAAGTGATTTTATCAACCCAGATTTCTCCACCATGAGTGCCATAAACCAATCAACAGTCAATACAACTAGCATAGAAGAAACGATGATAAGAAGACCCTACAACTTTGAGAGTGCATCATCAACTCCGACCAATGGAGTGAAGAGAAAAG TTTTCACAGAATGTGACAATCTCATCGAACAAATTGATATCAAGAAGGCCAAGAGAAGCGGACAGTTTCTTGATGGATGTTCC GTCTACTTGGTGGGTTTCAAGGAAGATCATAGAGAAAAACTATGCAAGATAATAAACACAAGTGGCGCCACTCGATGTGACGATATGTCAGATCGTGTAACACATGTCATAGTGGGTGATCCGGAATCTCACGAATTGAAACTCATCAAGTCGAAAAGTTATTCCTGCGTCATAGTCACAGTTCAGTGGCTTCTGGACAGTATTGAGAGGAAACGACCTTGCGGCGAAGAGTCCTATCTGGTTAACAATTTGAGAGACGAGTCCAAGTTCAAATCTCCCATGGGGAAAAAG gGCTTGAGTTTGTTACGTTCCAGTAAAATAATAACTGAATTAGATCTGACCCAATCGCAGAAGGAAAAGGAGAACCTGGAAGACGAAATAGATTTGGAAGCCGAAAAGGAGATTATGAAGCATTATATGATGCCTGAACCTAGTC AGGAGGACACTCTCGCCAACCTTCTGAGGAACGCTAACTATGACAGCAAGCGAATGGAAGGAGGAGAGTCGAAATCTCAGACCAAACAGAACATCGACATGCCGTCcactgaagaagaagaaagaactTTTACATCACAGACTGTGAGCCAAACTCTGGAGATCTTTCGCGGTCTTAGCTTTTTTGTCACTAGTTTCGACGATGAACAAGTGGCCGAGATGAGAGAACAGATAGAGGGCGCCCTAGGGTGCATCACCATGGATATAAAGGAGGCCAACTTTGTTGTTGCACCATGCTTTATTA CCGAACACATAGACTACGACCAAGACATCACCATCAACGACCTGTGGATCTACGACTGCATCACGGCAGAGGAGATACTATCGGTGAAGTACTACCACCGTCCCCTCTTCATCAAGAACCCTTCCGTGTTGGAGGATTGCGTCGTGACCATCAGCGGCTACTCGGGCTACGAACGTAACTTCCTGTCCTCCCTGATCGTCATGCTGGGCGGAGTGTCGCAGGAGCAGTTCTGCAGGATCACCTCCGCGGAGAGGAACGTCCTCGGGTCCACGCACCTGGTCACCGCCGAGCCCAGCGGGAAGAAGTACGCAGGCGCGCTGAAATGGCGCCTGCCCGCCGTGGACAAGGATTGGCTGATCGCATGCGCCAGGAGCGACTCCAGGCTGCCGGAACAGGAGTATTCCGTGTCGAGGAACA TCTCCGATCACTCAAGGATTTCGATGAAAGATGCCCCTGAGATATCAAGAAATACTTCTGATTTCAATAAGAGCCAAAATGGACGATATAAAGATGATAGTCAAAAATCTAGAAATAAGTTAGAGGATAACTTTAGGTCTATTgagaaaaattcgaatttaagTCATATTGCTGAAGTTTCTGGGAATGCTTCAATTGCTTCTTACACTGCCAGTTCAG AAGTCAACGATTCTGGCGTTACATCCCAATCCAATCAAGCTGAAGGAATAGGAACGCCAAAAGGATCTGTTGCAGATGACTCTTTTACAATACCAGCGCCTAGAAAACTGAGTTTGGGTCGCAAAGAACTGATGAGAACACCGAAATCCAGAGATCCAT TCCGAACACCAGACAACAAAATGGACGACGTGTTCTACAGTCAAGTGACGCCAGTAGACAAAATCATGAATGAAGTGCGACTGACAAACCTTCTGGGCACTCCGGAATCTCCCCAGTTGGCCAAACTGCCTTGGGATGTCGACACACCGGAGACTCCTTATGGCGCTTACATAGACCCCAATCCGTCAAAAAGTTTGAGAAAGGAAATGCTGAGGTTCCTCAATAGGTTCCCTGACAACACACCTGTTACCAAAAGAAGAATGAGTACG CCACTTTCCGAATTGAAAAGGAGGCTGTGGAACAAAATCGGTTCTTCCAATTATGATAGTCAAAGTCAGAGTCAAACTCCTGGTAAAGTTGAGAGTCaggtagaagaagaagaacctgAAACAGAAAAG GAGAGCAACACTCAATCGGCACTGGTGAATACGAGACTGCAACAACTTGAAGAGATGATGGCTGCTGCCAGTGGCAGCGCAAATAAATCTAAGAGACAAAGTAAAGTAGCAGAAGTTCCTGAACGAG TTTCTGAGTTCAACATGAGGGAGTCTCAACCATGTACAGTACAATGGGACTTTGGAAAAGACACTCAG GAGGAACCGCCACCCAAGACGAAAGTCTTCATGATATCCGGAATAGGGGACCCGAACGTCAAATCGAGACTCGTATCTTCTTTGAAAGAATTGGGAGCCACGGTGTCTGAAACTTCCACTTACGATCCCAGCTCGACGCATCTGCTGTGTCCCAAACCGGCGAGAAACGAGAAGACCCTGTCTTGTATGGCTGCCGGCAAATGGATCTTGCACATCAATTACGTGGAGGCTTGCCTCAAGGCtggaaaattcttgaat gaagaagaatatgaattcGGTAATCCGAACTCCATAGGAAAGATAACCATCGAACTTGACCGCGATATCGAAATAAGGATGCAGGCTATCTACTATTGGAGGAACGAAATTATTAGGACAGGAAGAGGACCCTTCAAAGACATGAGGGCTATAATTGTCGCTGAAAAAACGCAAGCTTTAATCAGTGTAATCGAAGCTGGTGGAGGAGTCGTTATTGATGCTTT accTCCTTTCGATGATGTTGTACATGCAACCCACTGCCTTATGGAACCAAAGAGTGTATCAAATTTTTCCCTTTACGAGTCTCTAGCTAAGCAAGGAATTTATTGTGTTAACACCGTGTTTTTGAGTGACTTCTTGCACAGGATTAATAAAGACGTCAAAGACTCAATATTGccattttatcaaaaatatttcagatga
- the LOC123671057 gene encoding DNA topoisomerase 2-binding protein 1 isoform X5, producing the protein MDAISIKFVLSNDLEDESGASEIMLQAFEACQQNKVNTVWIKEKDIYKIQLKKTDFIVFESFEGKDFETIKEQKSASIVGPWCILICLMEGKKIPNFSWPIYNVAMYDCIVTSSHLPKSVKTEISEKVKQMGGYYSDVLSDNTTHLIADSVKSAKYMRAIEMNIKVLTPSWIKAVWEMSQEANIHCNDKQFDKFKCLPFHKLIICTTGISSLKEREAVRKMVIENGGEFTGKLNLKTTDFLICEGTAGTMSEKYKEARKTENVTCVTLQWLQDSIKKGFCLPHHDYSVKKSTSTPQKSDFINPDFSTMSAINQSTVNTTSIEETMIRRPYNFESASSTPTNGVKRKVFTECDNLIEQIDIKKAKRSGQFLDGCSVYLVGFKEDHREKLCKIINTSGATRCDDMSDRVTHVIVGDPESHELKLIKSKSYSCVIVTVQWLLDSIERKRPCGEESYLVNNLRDESKFKSPMGKKGLSLLRSSKIITELDLTQSQKEKENLEDEIDLEAEKEIMKHYMMPEPSQEDTLANLLRNANYDSKRMEGGESKSQTKQNIDMPSTEEEERTFTSQTVSQTLEIFRGLSFFVTSFDDEQVAEMREQIEGALGCITMDIKEANFVVAPCFITEHIDYDQDITINDLWIYDCITAEEILSVKYYHRPLFIKNPSVLEDCVVTISGYSGYERNFLSSLIVMLGGVSQEQFCRITSAERNVLGSTHLVTAEPSGKKYAGALKWRLPAVDKDWLIACARSDSRLPEQEYSVSRNSTKNEATLSSSKSDNNSNKENLSNNPSIGLESLKISVSDHSRISMKDAPEISRNTSDFNKSQNGRYKDDSQKSRNKLEDNFRSIEKNSNLSHIAEVSGNASIASYTASSEVNDSGVTSQSNQAEGIGTPKGSVADDSFTIPAPRKLSLGRKELMRTPKSRDPFRTPDNKMDDVFYSQVTPVDKIMNEVRLTNLLGTPESPQLAKLPWDVDTPETPYGAYIDPNPSKSLRKEMLRFLNRFPDNTPVTKRRMSTPLSELKRRLWNKIGSSNYDSQSQSQTPGKVESQVEEEEPETEKESNTQSALVNTRLQQLEEMMAAASGSANKSKRQSKVAEVPERVSEFNMRESQPCTVQWDFGKDTQEEPPPKTKVFMISGIGDPNVKSRLVSSLKELGATVSETSTYDPSSTHLLCPKPARNEKTLSCMAAGKWILHINYVEACLKAGKFLNEEEYEFGNPNSIGKITIELDRDIEIRMQAIYYWRNEIIRTGRGPFKDMRAIIVAEKTQALISVIEAGGGVVIDALPPFDDVVHATHCLMEPKSVSNFSLYESLAKQGIYCVNTVFLSDFLHRINKDVKDSILPFYQKYFR; encoded by the exons ATGGATGCGATATCTATAAAGTTCGTTCTTTCAAATGACTTGGAAGATGAGAGTGGAGCTAGTGAAATAATGCTTCAAGCTTTTGAG GCCTGTCAACAAAATAAAGTCAACACGGTATGGATAAAGGAAAAAGATATTTacaaaatacagttgaagaaaacagatttcattgtttttgaatcatttgaagGAAAAGATTTTGAAACTATCAAAGAGCAGAAGAGTGC TAGTATTGTAGGACCGTGGTGCATTTTAATATGTTTGATGGAAGGCAAAAAAATACCTAACTTTTCATGGCCAATCTACAATGTAGCAATGTATGATTGCATAGTTACTTCTTCACACTTACCCAAATCTGTTAAAACTGAAATTAGTGAGAAAGTTAAACAAATGGGTGGATATTACTCTGATGTTTTATCAGATAACACAACACATTTAATAGCTGATAGTGTGAAAAGTGCAAAATATATG agagctatagaaatgaatataaaagtaCTCACTCCGTCTTGGATAAAAGCTGTATGGGAAATGAGTCAAGAAGCTAATATCCATTGTAATGATaaacaatttgacaaattcaaATGCCTACCTTTCCACAAGCTAATCATTTGTACGACAGGTATTTCTAGTTTGAAAGAGAGGGAGGCAGTTAGGAAAATGGTGATTGAAAATGGAGGGGAATTCACTGGGaaactcaatttgaaaactACAGATTTCCTGATTTGTGAGGGTACAGC GGGTACAATGAGTGAGAAGTATAAAGAAGCGAGAAAAACAGAAAATGTTACTTGTGTCACATTGCAATGGCTACAAGACAGCATCAAAAAAGGCTTTTGCTTGCCACATCACGACTACAGTGTGAAAAAAAGTACATCCACCCCTCAAAAAAGTGATTTTATCAACCCAGATTTCTCCACCATGAGTGCCATAAACCAATCAACAGTCAATACAACTAGCATAGAAGAAACGATGATAAGAAGACCCTACAACTTTGAGAGTGCATCATCAACTCCGACCAATGGAGTGAAGAGAAAAG TTTTCACAGAATGTGACAATCTCATCGAACAAATTGATATCAAGAAGGCCAAGAGAAGCGGACAGTTTCTTGATGGATGTTCC GTCTACTTGGTGGGTTTCAAGGAAGATCATAGAGAAAAACTATGCAAGATAATAAACACAAGTGGCGCCACTCGATGTGACGATATGTCAGATCGTGTAACACATGTCATAGTGGGTGATCCGGAATCTCACGAATTGAAACTCATCAAGTCGAAAAGTTATTCCTGCGTCATAGTCACAGTTCAGTGGCTTCTGGACAGTATTGAGAGGAAACGACCTTGCGGCGAAGAGTCCTATCTGGTTAACAATTTGAGAGACGAGTCCAAGTTCAAATCTCCCATGGGGAAAAAG gGCTTGAGTTTGTTACGTTCCAGTAAAATAATAACTGAATTAGATCTGACCCAATCGCAGAAGGAAAAGGAGAACCTGGAAGACGAAATAGATTTGGAAGCCGAAAAGGAGATTATGAAGCATTATATGATGCCTGAACCTAGTC AGGAGGACACTCTCGCCAACCTTCTGAGGAACGCTAACTATGACAGCAAGCGAATGGAAGGAGGAGAGTCGAAATCTCAGACCAAACAGAACATCGACATGCCGTCcactgaagaagaagaaagaactTTTACATCACAGACTGTGAGCCAAACTCTGGAGATCTTTCGCGGTCTTAGCTTTTTTGTCACTAGTTTCGACGATGAACAAGTGGCCGAGATGAGAGAACAGATAGAGGGCGCCCTAGGGTGCATCACCATGGATATAAAGGAGGCCAACTTTGTTGTTGCACCATGCTTTATTA CCGAACACATAGACTACGACCAAGACATCACCATCAACGACCTGTGGATCTACGACTGCATCACGGCAGAGGAGATACTATCGGTGAAGTACTACCACCGTCCCCTCTTCATCAAGAACCCTTCCGTGTTGGAGGATTGCGTCGTGACCATCAGCGGCTACTCGGGCTACGAACGTAACTTCCTGTCCTCCCTGATCGTCATGCTGGGCGGAGTGTCGCAGGAGCAGTTCTGCAGGATCACCTCCGCGGAGAGGAACGTCCTCGGGTCCACGCACCTGGTCACCGCCGAGCCCAGCGGGAAGAAGTACGCAGGCGCGCTGAAATGGCGCCTGCCCGCCGTGGACAAGGATTGGCTGATCGCATGCGCCAGGAGCGACTCCAGGCTGCCGGAACAGGAGTATTCCGTGTCGAGGAACA gTACGAAAAACGAAGCTACTTTATCCTCTAGCAAATCAGATAATAATTCAAACAAAGAGAACCTATCAAATAATCCGTCCATAGGCTTGGAATCTTTGAAAATCTCAG TCTCCGATCACTCAAGGATTTCGATGAAAGATGCCCCTGAGATATCAAGAAATACTTCTGATTTCAATAAGAGCCAAAATGGACGATATAAAGATGATAGTCAAAAATCTAGAAATAAGTTAGAGGATAACTTTAGGTCTATTgagaaaaattcgaatttaagTCATATTGCTGAAGTTTCTGGGAATGCTTCAATTGCTTCTTACACTGCCAGTTCAG AAGTCAACGATTCTGGCGTTACATCCCAATCCAATCAAGCTGAAGGAATAGGAACGCCAAAAGGATCTGTTGCAGATGACTCTTTTACAATACCAGCGCCTAGAAAACTGAGTTTGGGTCGCAAAGAACTGATGAGAACACCGAAATCCAGAGATCCAT TCCGAACACCAGACAACAAAATGGACGACGTGTTCTACAGTCAAGTGACGCCAGTAGACAAAATCATGAATGAAGTGCGACTGACAAACCTTCTGGGCACTCCGGAATCTCCCCAGTTGGCCAAACTGCCTTGGGATGTCGACACACCGGAGACTCCTTATGGCGCTTACATAGACCCCAATCCGTCAAAAAGTTTGAGAAAGGAAATGCTGAGGTTCCTCAATAGGTTCCCTGACAACACACCTGTTACCAAAAGAAGAATGAGTACG CCACTTTCCGAATTGAAAAGGAGGCTGTGGAACAAAATCGGTTCTTCCAATTATGATAGTCAAAGTCAGAGTCAAACTCCTGGTAAAGTTGAGAGTCaggtagaagaagaagaacctgAAACAGAAAAG GAGAGCAACACTCAATCGGCACTGGTGAATACGAGACTGCAACAACTTGAAGAGATGATGGCTGCTGCCAGTGGCAGCGCAAATAAATCTAAGAGACAAAGTAAAGTAGCAGAAGTTCCTGAACGAG TTTCTGAGTTCAACATGAGGGAGTCTCAACCATGTACAGTACAATGGGACTTTGGAAAAGACACTCAG GAGGAACCGCCACCCAAGACGAAAGTCTTCATGATATCCGGAATAGGGGACCCGAACGTCAAATCGAGACTCGTATCTTCTTTGAAAGAATTGGGAGCCACGGTGTCTGAAACTTCCACTTACGATCCCAGCTCGACGCATCTGCTGTGTCCCAAACCGGCGAGAAACGAGAAGACCCTGTCTTGTATGGCTGCCGGCAAATGGATCTTGCACATCAATTACGTGGAGGCTTGCCTCAAGGCtggaaaattcttgaat gaagaagaatatgaattcGGTAATCCGAACTCCATAGGAAAGATAACCATCGAACTTGACCGCGATATCGAAATAAGGATGCAGGCTATCTACTATTGGAGGAACGAAATTATTAGGACAGGAAGAGGACCCTTCAAAGACATGAGGGCTATAATTGTCGCTGAAAAAACGCAAGCTTTAATCAGTGTAATCGAAGCTGGTGGAGGAGTCGTTATTGATGCTTT accTCCTTTCGATGATGTTGTACATGCAACCCACTGCCTTATGGAACCAAAGAGTGTATCAAATTTTTCCCTTTACGAGTCTCTAGCTAAGCAAGGAATTTATTGTGTTAACACCGTGTTTTTGAGTGACTTCTTGCACAGGATTAATAAAGACGTCAAAGACTCAATATTGccattttatcaaaaatatttcagatga